In Helianthus annuus cultivar XRQ/B chromosome 3, HanXRQr2.0-SUNRISE, whole genome shotgun sequence, a single window of DNA contains:
- the LOC110929259 gene encoding L-type lectin-domain containing receptor kinase IX.1, with protein MIHVNGSAKKYSFSLQIKQLKRHRLKLLFTIMAFSRTNLITWFLVVFIPSIASINFNFTNINPSYQNRDIVSEGEGSYISNEGIQVTPNEIGSVQTTRAGRATYISPLHLWDNRSGELASFSTNFTFVIDSMGSTNYGDGLTFFLVQNNTVITTGGSMGLPVNATTHEAISQFVAVEFDTYPNAWDPKIAGSNVSIGPHVGISVSSLISVRSEEWSSNVTGGSVCQAWITYDSVSNNLSVSFTGFQNNRVVRQDGLVYMVDLRKKLPEWVIFGFSAATGLSFQKNNVRSWAFNSSDLQVDKNNRIPPGQGPNPGQKKNNKVKIIIMGLSVTVVFLSMLAFVLWRRQKKLREDDAEEDSLDVEMNSEFEMGTGPKRFSYYELSHSTGDFAETEKLGEGGFGGVYKGFLKDTSTYIAVKKVSKSSQQGMKEYASEVKIISRLRHRNLVKLIGWCHQKGDFLLVYEYMENGSLDSHLFKGKSLLTWETRYKIVQGLASALLYLHEEWEQCVLHRDIKSSNVMLDLSFNAKLGDFGLAKLVDHEKGSQTTMLAGTLGYMAPECVITGKASKESDVFSFGVVALEIACGRKPMEFKAPEKQVRLIEWVWELYGTGLLLEAADPSLESDFKEEEIKRLMIVGLWCVHPDSYFRPSMRQAIKVLNCEASLPLLPLKMPVASYLTPSVSSLYDMASIAQYHSSSSNSNTESSTQTTSSTNSSSSPSTSLLHSMQ; from the coding sequence ATGATTCACGTGAATGGTTCAGCTAAAAAATATAGTTTCAGTCTACAAATCAAACAACTAAAACGCCATCGTTTGAAGCTACTCTTTACAATCATGGCATTCTCCCGGACAAATCTCATCACTTGGTTTCTTGTTGTCTTCATCCCTTCTATAGCTTCAATTAACTTTAATTTTACAAATATCAATCCGTCATATCAGAATCGGGACATAGTTTCAGAAGGTGAAGGGTCATACATCTCCAACGAGGGAATCCAGGTGACCCCAAATGAGATTGGTTCTGTCCAGACAACTAGAGCTGGACGGGCGACGTACATCAGTCCTCTTCATCTTTGGGACAACAGATCTGGTGAGCTAGCAAGCTTCTCCACCAATTTCACATTTGTGATTGATTCAATGGGGAGCACAAATTACGGTGATGGTCTCACATTCTTTCTAGTTCAGAATAATACTGTGATAACCACAGGTGGATCCATGGGGCTTCCTGTCAACGCCACAACCCATGAGGCGATTAGCCAGTTTGTTGCTGTGGAGTTCGATACTTATCCGAATGCTTGGGACCCAAAAATAGCCGGTAGCAATGTTTCCATAGGTCCTCATGTGGGTATCAGTGTTAGCTCTCTTATTTCTGTCAGGTCTGAGGAATGGTCAAGTAATGTAACTGGTGGGAGTGTGTGTCAAGCTTGGATTACGTATGATTCAGTTTCTAATAATCTTAGTGTTTCCTTCACTGGTTTTCAGAACAATAGAGTCGTGCGTCAAGACGGACTGGTTTACATGGTTGACCTACGGAAAAAGTTACCCGAATGGGTTATATTCGGGTTTTCAGCAGCAACTGGACTTTCATTCCAAAAAAATAACGTTAGATCTTGGGCCTTTAATAGTTCGGATTTGCAGGTTGATAAAAACAACAGGATACCACCAGGCCAAGGGCCAAATCCTGGCCAAAAGAAAAACAACAAGGTGAAAATAATTATAATGGGATTATCAGTTACAGTTGTTTTTCTTTCAATGCTTGCATTTGTTTTGTGGAGGCGGCAAAAGAAATTGAGAGAAGATGACGCAGAAGAAGATTCCTTAGATGTTGAGATGAACAGTGAATTTGAAATGGGCACTGGGCCTAAAAGATTTTCGTACTATGAATTGTCTCATTCGACTGGTGATTTTGCAGAGACAGAGAAGCTTGGAGAGGGAGGTTTCGGCGGAGTTTACAAAGGTTTCTTGAAGGACACGAGCACATATATTGCAGTGAAAAAAGTTTCAAAGAGTTCCCAACAAGGGATGAAGGAGTATGCATCGGAGGTGAAGATCATTAGCCGATTGAGGCATAGAAATCTCGTGAAACTCATTGGTTGGTGTCACCAAAAAGGTGACTTTCTGCTTGTTTACGAATATATGGAAAATGGAAGCTTAGATTCACATCTTTTCAAAGGGAAGAGCTTATTGACATGGGAAACTAGGTACAAAATTGTACAAGGTTTGGCATCTGCTTTGTTGTATCTACATGAGGAATGGGAGCAATGTGTTTTGCATAGAGATATTAAATCAAGTAACGTGATGTTGGATTTGAGTTTCAATGCGAAGCTTGGTGACTTCGGGTTAGCTAAGTTGGTTGACCACGAGAAAGGCTCACAGACAACGATGTTGGCCGGAACCTTGGGTTATATGGCTCCTGAATGCGTAATCACTGGCAAAGCATCTAAGGAGTCGGATGTTTTTAGCTTCGGAGTTGTTGCATTGGAAATAGCTTGTGGGCGAAAACCAATGGAGTTCAAGGCTCCAGAAAAGCAAGTACGGTTAATAGAATGGGTTTGGGAGCTGTACGGGACTGGGCTTCTTCTAGAAGCAGCTGATCCGAGTCTAGAGTCAGATTTTAAGGAAGAAGAAATAAAGCGTTTAATGATTGTTGGGTTATGGTGTGTACACCCAGACTCATATTTTCGCCCATCGATGAGACAAGCCATTAAAGTACTGAATTGTGAAGCTTCCCTGCCTTTGCTACCCTTAAAGATGCCGGTGGCATCTTATTTGACACCTTCAGTTTCATCACTATATGATATGGCCTCCATTGCTCAATACCATTCATCAAGTAGCAACTCTAACACCGAATCATCAACTCAAACAACTTCGTCCACAAATTCTTCTTCTTCCCCATCTACATCATTGTTACATTCGATGCAATGA